The Leucobacter viscericola sequence AGTCGAAAACCTGAGTTACAGCGATCAGCTCGGGTCCGCTGCGATCGAAAATACGACCACCAATCAAGATTCCCAGCCACAGAATCAGCGCTCCGTACCCGATCCCGAACGCAAGCGCCCAAATGTTCTGCATGAACTCGACGTCAGTAAACGCCAACACGGCCACCCATACAGCGGGGGCAGAGAACAGCAGCGCAAGCAGCATCGAGATTGTCTGGGCAAGGCCCGATCCGGTTCCCGACCACTGCGGTTGAGCAAAGGGGCTGTCTCCCGGCCGAGTTGCCGGGTAGGGAGTCATGACAGAGAACACACTCGCCACGCCACTCGACACCAGCAGTACGGCGGTGTTCATACCGATCACAGCGGGCAGCACGCGCCAGTCGCCGATGACGGTGACCGTGATGCTTGATCCGATCAGAATCAGCGGAACACCGAGCATCAGCACGGGAGCAAGGCGGCCAGCACGATCGGCACGACCGCGGGTGCCGCTCGCGACGTGCGCCCAAATCGCGGTTGAGTCCATCGCTACGTCATTGTGCTGCGACCATCCGAGCAGCAACAAAATGATGGGAAGTGGCAACAGCGCAAGCGACGTCACGTCTGCGCCTGCGACCCAAAAGGCAAGCAGCATCAAGATCGGAGCGATCGGGATCGCAAACAACGCAACCCGGTAACGCGGATCTCGTGCCCAATAGGTGAGCTGACGAGCCGCAATAACCTGCGCGGGACGCGCACCAAAGCGCTCGAACCAGCCGAGGCCGCTGTAGGCCATGCTCTGCCCGACCGGACGATCAATTCTCTGGTTCGAGACCCACACGACGGGCACCCAGACGGCAATGAGGAACACAATTGCGGCCCCCAAAATACCCAGGTGCATCAGCGCAAGAGCCTGGTCGCCGCTCGCTGCAGCCGCCAGCGCCGCGAACGGGGCCCCGAAGGGAGTCCACCCGAGCGTCTGAGCCGTGTCCGAAATGATCGAGCTATCTTCCGCGCCGAATGCCGTTGCTCCCGCATACACGGCAACGGGCAAAAACGCCACGATCAGCAGCGCGCCGATCGTACGAAGTACCCCGGCAAACCTCGGCCCAGCGATCAGCTTCGAGAGCGCAGACATCACACGAACGCTGCACACCGCCAGAACAGCGGCGAGACCGAGCGCAACGGGCGCGATCCACGCTGGAGTGTTCCACTCGGGGCGGAAAACACCGAGTGCCACCAGCCACACAACGAGCAAAAAGAACGGCCAGCTGACGATCGAGGTGATTAGCATCGCGACACTCACGGATCCTGGCCCCGCAGGAAAACTGGCGAGCTGCCTAGGCTCAAGGTTGCGCCGGTTCTCGAAGAACGGAATCACAAACACCGCTATGAGCAGAGACGCACCAGCCACCGTGTCGACGGCAGCGCGGTCAGCAGCGTCGGCGATCCCCCACGCCGGCAGAATAGCCAGCGAAGCAGCAATCACCGCGAGCAACACAATCAGCAGTGCGGAACGTAGGCCCTTCGAAAACGACCCGCGAAACGCACTGCCGAGCAGCGCTACTCGGAGTCGGAAGAGCCGTGCAACCATTCCAGCCCCCTCTTCGTGTCGCTGGAGCCGGTGAGCGCAGTGAAGCGCTCTTCAAGGCTGAGACCATCACGCACCGCGTCAACGGTGCCGTTTGCGATCACTCGACCATCGACAATGATCGATACGTGGTCACAGACCCTCTGAATCAGATCAAGGCTGTGGCTCGACATGACAACGCTGCCGCCGCCGGCAACATATTTCTCGAGAATCTCCGTTACGTTCGACACGGATACCGGGTCGATCGCTTCGAACGGCTCATCAAGCACAAGCACCTCGGGTGCGTGAATCATTGAGCACGCCAGCGCAATTTTCTTCTGCATGCCGGCGGAGTAGTCAGACACCAGACGGCCGAGTGCGGATTCCAAGCCAAAAGCTTCGGCAAGCTCGGAGGATCGCTGCGTTAGCGCGGCGCCCTCAACCCCGTGAAGCACACCCGAGTAGTACAGCAGTTGCGCACCCGTGAGCCGGTCAAAGAGACGCAGGCGATCTGGAAGGGTGCCAATCAGGCGCTTCGCTGCGGGTCCGTCTGACCACACGTCGACACCGTTGACCGTGACCCGACCCGAGGTTGGCCGAAGCAACCCAGCAAGCATGGAGAGTGTTGTGGTCTTACCCGCGCCGTTCGGGCCGACAACACCGGTGAACGATCCCGCGTGCACCGCAAGCGACACCTCGTTTGCGGCAATCACCGATCCGTACCGCTTGGTCAGCATCTCTGCATGAAGCACCACGGGGTTCTGCGCGGCGATACGACCTCGCTCGCGCGCTCGCACGACGGAGGGAACAGGAACCTGGATACGACCAGTTCTCGGGGAAGACTCAGCCGAGGCCTGTTCCGCGGAAACGGTTTCCGCAGGAACTGGGGTGGCCTCAGGGGCCACGGGTTCGACGGTGGTGCGACTGGGGCGAACACGCGGCGCACCGGGAACATTCCCAGAAACAGGTTCAGTCGACGTCGACCCCGCTAATGATTCGGAAGCGGGCACGGTTGAGGAGGTTTCGGGCGGCACCCGTCTAATTTAGCAAATTTAAGAGAAACCAGTATGTGTGCCCCGGCGCGCTCGGAAACCGGCAGAATAGACAGTGTGAATTTTTCATCTGAGCGCCGACCTCTGCGCGCGAGTGCCTGGTCATCGCTGTGGCTACTCACGCGCCGCGATTTAAAGGTCCGCTACTCGACCTCAATGCTGGGATACCTGTGGTCGATCCTTGATCCACTGCTGATGAGCCTCATCTACTGGTTCGTTTTTACGCAGGTCTTTCACCGCACTGTCGGCGAAACGCCCTACATCATCTTTCTGCTGACCGCCCTACTCCCCTGGGTATGGGTCAACGGTGCGATCTCCGATTCAACTCGCGCGTTCTTACGTGATGTGCGACTCGTGAGATCCATCGCGATGCCGCGGTGGATCTGGGTGGGCCGCATCATTTGCTCAAAGGGGATCGAATTTCTCCTGAGCATGCCCGTGCTCATCGTGTTTGCAATTTTTTCTGGGGCCCACATCGGGTGGGGCGTGTTGCTCTTCCCCGTCGCGGTGGTGCTGCTCGCAATTTTGACGCTGGGTACCGGTCTCCTCATTTCACCCCTCGTGGTGTTCTTCCGCGACCTGGAGCGTGCTTCCAAACTGCTGCTGCGTGTCTTGTTCTACGCTTCACCCATCATTTATGGCGCTTCGGATCTGCCGCCGTTCGCCCAGCCGCTCGCCTGGCTCAACCCACTCTCAGGAATCTTCGCGATGTTCCGTGCGGGATTCTTCCCGGATCAAATCAACTGGCACCTCATGGCTGTCTCGGCGATTGAGTGTGTGATTATCCTCATCATTGGCGCTTTGGTGTTCCGTCGCTCCATCGCTGGCGTTCTCAAGGAGCTGTGACATGACCGACAAGATCATTACCGCAAACGGTCTCGGAGTGAGGTTCCGTCGGAATCGCGGATCCAGCCGCAGTTTCAAAGACCTCTTCGCTGGAGGCGCGCGCCGCGCTCGTCCGGGAGAGTTCTGGGCCCTGCGCGACGTCTCCTTTGACGTGCGACGCGGCGAGGCCATCGGGGTTGTTGGCCGTAACGGCCAGGGCAAGTCGACGCTGTTGAAACTTGTCGCCGGAGTGCTGTTTCCCGACGAGGGCACCGTGAGTGTTCACGGCGGAGTTGCTCCCCTCATCGAGATCACCGGTGGGTTTGTCGGCGATCTCACGGTGCGCGATAACGTGCAGCTCACAGCTGGTCTTCACGGCCTGAGCAAACGCGAGATTGCCGCTCGTTTTGATTCCATCATCGATTTTGCTGGGGCGGCTGATGTCATTGACACCCCGTTCAAGCACCTCTCGAGCGGCATGAAAGTCCGTGTTGCCTTCGCCGTGGTGTCGCAGCTGGACGAGCCCGTCCTGCTGGTGGATGAGGTGCTCGCTGTGGGCGACAAGGCGTTTCGCGCGAAGTGCTACGACCGCATCGAGGAGCTCCTCAAAGAGGAGAAAACACTCTTTCTCGTGTCACACAACGAGCGCGATCTGCGCAGATTCTGCACCCGCGGACTCTACCTCAATGCTGGAAAACTCGTGCTAGACGGGACCATCGACGAGGTCCTCGAACGCTACGATGCAGACCACGGGGCCTAAGCCTCGGCTTTGATCCCCCGCTGCTGCTCTGCGCGCTCCATGAGGGTGTCGATCGCGTCGTGGAAGCGTTTTGTTGGTGAGCCCGGGGTCGTATCGCCAAAGTAGTGCTGCGACCAGGTTACGAGGCGCTCACGCGCATCGTCGTCTCCGATAACACGGTCCAAGACGCTCGCCGAGTCTGCGCTGTCAGCAACTTCCAACCACTCGCACACGCTGAGGTAACCGTTCTCGTCAACGGACGCCTCGGGGGCGACGGGGCGTGTCACCATGAGCGGTTTACCCGTGGCGAGCCGGTCGTAGACCATCGCGGAGATGTCGCAGATCGCCACGTCAGGCAAGCTGAGCTGCCAGCCCAGCGACGGGGACTGGTCGTAAACGTGGTGGGCCTGAGGATCACGCTCGTTGGCCTCGGTGATCATCTCAATAATGCGCTTGTTCGCGGCACCAAATTCGGGATCGACGACACCACTGCGGGGGTGCGGGCGATACACGACCCGGTGCCTGCCAGTATCAAGGAGACCCCGCACCAGCGCTTCACCGTGCGTCGCGACTGAGCCATAACACGCTGCAGGGCGATCCCCTTCCCAGGTCGGCGCGTAGAACACCACGGTGCGCTCGTCGGGAACGAATGGCGGCTTGCCACTCAGGTGATCTGTCTGGGGACGTCCAATCGCCATGGTGCGGCGCTCAACATCGTAATCCCAGAGCGCGTTTGAGAGCCGCGCCCGTGCGGCGTCGCCCGCCACCAAAGCCAGGTCGTAGCACTTGTGCTGATTGCTCGTCATGTACATCTTGTCGCTCTCACCGTGATTGACAAAGACGTGCCAGCGGCTGCCGTAGCGCATCATCTGGAAGTTTCGGGTGTTCTGATTCACGTACAGAACAACATCGAGCTGCTGCTCTTCCAGCACCCGCTCAAGGTCGGTGACCTTGGGTACGAACGAAACGGCAAGCCCACTCTCCCGAATGAGCTGGCGGGCACCGGCCGCGTTTCGGGCAAGCACAAGCACGGGCCAGCGCTTGGAGAGTTCTTGGAGCGGCGCGTACCACTGTCGCATTTGGTAGATGTTGACGTCACTGTCGGCGAAGTACACGCCAACACGAAAGTGCTGTTCTGGAAGCGGTGCTCGATCCGCCAGCAGGTCACGCAGTTCAAAGAACGCGCGCCGTCCCTTCAGTACTCGCTTTGCGAGCCGTACCGCACGTTTTCCATCTTTCACCAGTTGCACCTTCTCAGTTTACTGGCGGCATGCCGCTTGGAAGCCGTGTGCTCGCGTGGGAAGATGCTGGGGTGATCCTCTCCAAGCTTTCCGAACTCCCCGCTGTCAGTTATGTGATGCCGGTGCTCAACGAAGAGGAGTTTCTCGAAGCTGCGGTTCACACGATTCTCGCCCAGGACTACGCGGGTGAAAAGGAGATCGTTCTGGCCCTTGGCCCGTCGCGGGACGGCAGCAACGAAATTGCGGCCCGACTGGCGGCTCAAGACTCTCGGGTGCGGCTCGTAGAGAACCCTGCACGCGACATACCCGTCGGCCTCAACCTGGCGATTGCTGAGAGCAAACATCCGGTTGTGGTGCGCGTTGATGCGCACTCTGAGCTGACACCCGACTACACCCGATTAGGTGTCGCTGCGCTGCGGCGCGAGGAGGCCGCCAATGTTGGGGGGATCATGCGCGCCGCCGGACGCTCCCCCGTGCAGCGCGCGATTGCCCGCGGATACAACAGCCCCTACGGCCTCGGCGGCGGTGCTTACCACGGCGACGGGACACCGGGAATCGCCGAGTCCGCCTACCTCGGCATCTTCCGCCGCGAGGCGATCGAGGCCGTCGGTGGGTACGATCCCGGCATCCTTCGGGGCGAAGACTGGGAACTCAATCTGAGGATCCGCCGCGCCAGTGGTAAAATCTGGTTTGAACCCGCACTCAAAGTGACTTATTGGCCACGTGCGAGCCTACGTGATCTCTCAAAACAGTTCTTTGCGACGGGCACCTGGCGGGCCGTGCTCGTTCGCCGCTACGGTCGAGCAAACCCGTGGCGGTTTTTTGCGCCAGGAGCGCTTGTAACCTCACTTGCGGTGAGTGTGGTGGGTCTGGTGCTGTTGTTGCTTGGTGTGCTGTCCTGGGCCTCCTGGTGGCCGCTGCTGCTGCTTCCACTCGCCGGGTATGCGGCGGGAATCCTCTTTGCGGTGTTACGCATCCCCGAGCAGCAGGGAGTTCGGGATCGCCTGCTCACGGGTGCGACGCTCATCACAATGCATCTGAGCTGGGGAACGGGGTTCTTGCGCGGGCTGCTGTTCGGCGGCGGCCGCGTCGTTGATCGCTCGCGAGCCTAACCCTCACCCAGGTAGCGCGCCTCGCTCACTCAACGCGTCAACAACCCGTTGAGCGGCGTAGCCATCGTCGTTCGGAGCAAACTGCTCACGCCAGTTTTCACGCGCTTCAGCAAATTCTTGCACCCAGGCGGCGTCGTGGCCGAGTTCGCCAAGCGCCCGCGCGTGGGCCAGCACCTCGTCGCGCTGCTGCAGCAGCGGCCCGGGCGCCAAGCGTTCGAAGTCGAAGGTAAACCCACGCTCGCGATCCCGATAGGCGGCAAGATCCGGCACAAAAAAGAGTTGTGGAACTCGAGCAACCGCAGCGTCAAACATAATCGACGAGTAGTCGGTTACCAGCACGTCGGCGGCCAGGATCACGTCGTTCACATCGTCGTGCTGGGATGCATCGATGACGGTGCCGGAGGCACTCCCCGGATACCGGCCAAAGGTGTGCGTTCGAGTGTGACCGCGGGCCACAACAACCCAGTTCTCACCGAGTTCGTGGGCAAGCTGCTGAACATTGAGGTCGTCCACGAGCGTGATGCCGCCGTCTCGCCAGGTCGGCGCGTAACTGAGCACGGAAACCCCTGCAGGGATCCCTAGAGCTGCGCGCGCGGCGAGCACGTCGATGGGGTTGCGCCCCTCAGCGATGACCGCGCGGGCGAGGCGGTCGTCGCGCGGATACCCGAGCTCGAGAATGTCACCGCGGAACGCGTAACTCGATTTGAAGACGCTCGTTGAGTGCGGATTCTGCGAGAGCATGATGCTCCAGCGGCGGCTCTCACGTCGAATGGCTAACCTGGTGCGAAGCCCGACCCCGGGGCGACCGAGGGCGAGGTGTTTCAGCATGGTGCCGTGCCAGGTCTGCAGGACCGTCTGCCCTCGCCTCCTGCGGAATGAGTAACGCAGCCAGTCGTTCACCACGACCAGCTTTGCTGTGCGGCGCGCGGCAAACCACTCACGGCCGCCGACCAAGAGCGGAACTGCACCCTCGGGCACCTGCTGCAGCTCGCTCGTCACACTCCAGTAGCGAGGAGTTTCAGGGTAGCGCCGCGTAATCTCTCGATCAATGGCGAGCGGGTTGCAGCTCACCTGGCGTCCATAGAAGCTCTCGAAGAAGATTCCACCGGGCGGCACGAGTTCTTTGTCGCGTAACCGCAATCGACGAATTTCCGCGAGTACTCGAGCAGCAGCGCCTCCCTCGGGGAACCGATGGAAGCGGCGCGCGAACGCTCGTGTGTCCGCCTCAGCAGCTCGCCAGGCGGGGTTTCCACGCTGTAACTGCTCGAGTCGGTCCAGAACCTCACCCCAGGTCCGCTCGACCCTGCCAGCGCTCGTTACGACGAGCGGCTCATAGAGGCCCCTGGTGCTTTCGTAGTGCTCAAGGTCGGGGGCAAACCAGACAATTGGTCGACCCAGCAGTGAAAAGTCAACGGCGATGGAGGAATAGTCGGTAATTACCGCGTCGATGCCGCCCAGCAGCGGGGTGATCTCGCGAACGGTATCCGCTCCGAGCAGGTGAACCCGATCCCCCAGCATCCCCTCGTAGGCTCCCGCACCGAGCGGGTGTGAGCGGATGAGCAGGTGTGCGTCATACCGCTTCAGCAGCGTGCGCAGGCGGGCTGCTTCCTTTTTTGTTGGAGCAGCCGGATCAGCATCTCCGTCGCGCCAGGTCGGTGCGTAGAGGATCAGCATGTCCTGGTCAGAAATGCTCGCCCCCGCGGCTTCTAGCAGCTCACGAAGCCGTTCCTTGCTCTGTTCGGCTTGGGCCGGATCGGCCGCCTGCAACGAGAGTGTGTCGTCTCGGGGATCTCCCAGCACCCGCACCTTGCCGGGCGCAACCCGGAAGGCCGAGCGGAGCCGTTCGGCTGCAAGGGGTGATCCCGCAACGTAGAGGGAGACCTGCCGCGATCCAGCGAGATACATGCGGCGCAGCACTGCCCGCAGCGGAGCCGGTCCACGCACGGCGGTCGTGACCTGGGAGTCCAGGTGGAGTCGTTTGAGGGGTGCGCCGTGCCAGAGCTGCACGATGCAACCGCCCATAATTCCAAATCTGTTGGCATCGCCGAGCCCGTGGGTGACGATGATCCGGCCCGCCCGCAGTGTTGCCCAGTAACCGGCAGCACTCTCTCGCACGACAGGTACGAACCCCTCGGTGCGAGCGGCCTCAGCCTCCTCGTCGTTTGCAACAAGCCAGCTGATCGACGCGTCCGGTTCTTCCAGTCGCAGCTGACGAGCAACCACGAGCGCACCCTCGGACACCCCGATTCCGCTGCCGAACACCCACTTTTTTTCGGATCGCGGCACAAACCAGGACACGATCACAGAAAGCAAATACTTCGGAAGCGCAAGCAGTTTACTTAGGTTGCCCTGGGCGAAGCTAAATCCACCGGTACTCATTACAACTACTGTAGGGCACTCAACGCAACAGTGCCGCAGCAAACCTCAATTCGAGAGATTCGCTGCGGCACCGTCAAAGGGAGTCTAGAAAATTACCACTCAAGCGTGCCGAGTGTTGCCTCGGTTTGAGCGGCTTTTCCGTTCCGCATGTAGTCGATGGTGACTTTGCTGCCACCGCCATTCATGCGGATGAGCGCTGATACCGAGGTGCCGTCAACAGCCGGCACTCCAGCGACCTTAGTGATAACGTCGCCAGCCTTGAGCCCAGCCTTCTCTGCCGCTCCCTGAGAAGCGACATCGACAACGAGCCCGCCCGCGAAGTTCTGGTCTGCGTCGGTGTCTTGGCTGGAATCCACGACTG is a genomic window containing:
- a CDS encoding ABC transporter ATP-binding protein; this encodes MAPEATPVPAETVSAEQASAESSPRTGRIQVPVPSVVRARERGRIAAQNPVVLHAEMLTKRYGSVIAANEVSLAVHAGSFTGVVGPNGAGKTTTLSMLAGLLRPTSGRVTVNGVDVWSDGPAAKRLIGTLPDRLRLFDRLTGAQLLYYSGVLHGVEGAALTQRSSELAEAFGLESALGRLVSDYSAGMQKKIALACSMIHAPEVLVLDEPFEAIDPVSVSNVTEILEKYVAGGGSVVMSSHSLDLIQRVCDHVSIIVDGRVIANGTVDAVRDGLSLEERFTALTGSSDTKRGLEWLHGSSDSE
- a CDS encoding ABC transporter permease, which encodes MNFSSERRPLRASAWSSLWLLTRRDLKVRYSTSMLGYLWSILDPLLMSLIYWFVFTQVFHRTVGETPYIIFLLTALLPWVWVNGAISDSTRAFLRDVRLVRSIAMPRWIWVGRIICSKGIEFLLSMPVLIVFAIFSGAHIGWGVLLFPVAVVLLAILTLGTGLLISPLVVFFRDLERASKLLLRVLFYASPIIYGASDLPPFAQPLAWLNPLSGIFAMFRAGFFPDQINWHLMAVSAIECVIILIIGALVFRRSIAGVLKEL
- a CDS encoding ABC transporter ATP-binding protein is translated as MTDKIITANGLGVRFRRNRGSSRSFKDLFAGGARRARPGEFWALRDVSFDVRRGEAIGVVGRNGQGKSTLLKLVAGVLFPDEGTVSVHGGVAPLIEITGGFVGDLTVRDNVQLTAGLHGLSKREIAARFDSIIDFAGAADVIDTPFKHLSSGMKVRVAFAVVSQLDEPVLLVDEVLAVGDKAFRAKCYDRIEELLKEEKTLFLVSHNERDLRRFCTRGLYLNAGKLVLDGTIDEVLERYDADHGA
- a CDS encoding glycosyltransferase family 2 protein — protein: MPLGSRVLAWEDAGVILSKLSELPAVSYVMPVLNEEEFLEAAVHTILAQDYAGEKEIVLALGPSRDGSNEIAARLAAQDSRVRLVENPARDIPVGLNLAIAESKHPVVVRVDAHSELTPDYTRLGVAALRREEAANVGGIMRAAGRSPVQRAIARGYNSPYGLGGGAYHGDGTPGIAESAYLGIFRREAIEAVGGYDPGILRGEDWELNLRIRRASGKIWFEPALKVTYWPRASLRDLSKQFFATGTWRAVLVRRYGRANPWRFFAPGALVTSLAVSVVGLVLLLLGVLSWASWWPLLLLPLAGYAAGILFAVLRIPEQQGVRDRLLTGATLITMHLSWGTGFLRGLLFGGGRVVDRSRA
- a CDS encoding CDP-glycerol glycerophosphotransferase family protein, with the translated sequence MSTGGFSFAQGNLSKLLALPKYLLSVIVSWFVPRSEKKWVFGSGIGVSEGALVVARQLRLEEPDASISWLVANDEEAEAARTEGFVPVVRESAAGYWATLRAGRIIVTHGLGDANRFGIMGGCIVQLWHGAPLKRLHLDSQVTTAVRGPAPLRAVLRRMYLAGSRQVSLYVAGSPLAAERLRSAFRVAPGKVRVLGDPRDDTLSLQAADPAQAEQSKERLRELLEAAGASISDQDMLILYAPTWRDGDADPAAPTKKEAARLRTLLKRYDAHLLIRSHPLGAGAYEGMLGDRVHLLGADTVREITPLLGGIDAVITDYSSIAVDFSLLGRPIVWFAPDLEHYESTRGLYEPLVVTSAGRVERTWGEVLDRLEQLQRGNPAWRAAEADTRAFARRFHRFPEGGAAARVLAEIRRLRLRDKELVPPGGIFFESFYGRQVSCNPLAIDREITRRYPETPRYWSVTSELQQVPEGAVPLLVGGREWFAARRTAKLVVVNDWLRYSFRRRRGQTVLQTWHGTMLKHLALGRPGVGLRTRLAIRRESRRWSIMLSQNPHSTSVFKSSYAFRGDILELGYPRDDRLARAVIAEGRNPIDVLAARAALGIPAGVSVLSYAPTWRDGGITLVDDLNVQQLAHELGENWVVVARGHTRTHTFGRYPGSASGTVIDASQHDDVNDVILAADVLVTDYSSIMFDAAVARVPQLFFVPDLAAYRDRERGFTFDFERLAPGPLLQQRDEVLAHARALGELGHDAAWVQEFAEARENWREQFAPNDDGYAAQRVVDALSERGALPG